The segment CTACAGTGAAAAAGAGGGGACAGAATAACAGCCGAAAAAGGGAGCACATCTCAAACGCAGTCAAGTCACCGAAGAGACAAAGGAATGAGTCAAGCGTGCCCGCCAAGGCTTCTGTTGCAACACACCTGGCCATAGATGCCATGTTGTCACCTGGGCAGAATAGCGGCATTGTTCCCAGCAGTGAAGGCAATGTGCTGAAGAGATTACATGTTGATCCAGATGCAGGAACAGATAAAGTTACAGGTCAGTTTATGCGGCATGAACCTCCGAACACTGGTGAATCACCAAATCAGCCAAAAAAAGCATGTGACCTAGAAGTCTTTGACAGAAGTCTTTCTTCCGATGGGTCAGAGTCAGAGTCACAGTATGAAGATGGATCGCTTACTGATAGTGATGAAGATGACATGATTTCAGAATTTAGTGCAACCCAGAAAAAGAAGAGCTTCCTCCATCAGACACGAGAAAGgctgaaaagaaggaattacagaCCAGAGCACAGAGAGTCAGTGAGCAAAATTATATTTGATCGTGACGATGACATCCTTATTATGGAACCGCCCAAGCCTGTGCCCATGtcagaaaacaagaaagacaacACAAATTCTGAAAACAGCCAGAGCACAAAGGGGGTGCAGGGCAGACCCTTCATGGTATCACCATATGTTTCCCTGAAGACCCAAAGAGCCAATAGGAGAGCTGCAGGTGGACACCAGCAAAGCCTGACCACTAGCAGTTCCTTCATCCAAAGCCTCATCAAGAACTCCATCATGAAGAATGTTCCAGAGATGATGACTTCGGCCTCAACCAGGGTACCAGTGGACGGTCAAACGGAGGAGGAACCTGACCCTGAGGACATGTGGGATCTCCTGCCAGCCCTCCCCCAGCAGTCCTCCAGCTCCCTTGCTGCAAGGGCTGCCAAGACCGGCCTGCAAGAATCTGGCATAACGGTGGGTGTTCTGTGATCAACTTTATTTCCATCATTGTgaaagtttttttaatgttttgctcctccacttccttcttccagttGTAACTATTTGAATTAGCATCATTTCCCAGCATGAAAAGCCTGACTATTAAACCACTAATCATTACTAAGCAGCATATACCTCATTTTGTTTCCTCCagtttctgtcttttctgtcatTCATTACTTATTAATTCATttacctctctattccttctatcattcgttcattcattcatcctgtACCTAAGAAGACTGAcggctccaatccctcaaactaccgtcctagcACCAACGTTAGTTTCAGTCATCTAAAGCTGAATACTATATCCTTTTCcataagattcaaaagcacctttccacttctgaccttctatctgatcgccagtatggagttccgcaaggcgttctccTTGTGAtctgccttcttaactgactcttggtcatcctctcttagccgttttggtgaaacttctgctattacgctggacatatcaaaagcttttgatagggtctggcacaaatctttgctttctaaactaccctcctacggtttctatccttctctctgtacctttatctccagtttcctttctgaccgttctatgtctgccgtggtagacggtcactgttcttccctaaatctattaacagtggtgtcccacagggttctgtcctatctcccactcttttctgttgttcattgatgatcttctttccaaaacgaactgtcctatccattcctacgccgatgattccactctgcattattcaacttcttttaatagaagacccaccttcagaacttaacgactcaaggctggaggctgcagaacagcctcagaccttactattatttcaattggggcaagaagaacctggtgtccttcaacgcctcaaaaccacagtttctccacctatccactcgacacaatcttccaaacaactatctcctattctttgacaacacccagctatcaccttcctcaacactaaacatcctcggtctatccttaactcaaaatctcaactggaaacttcatatctcatctcttactaaatcagcttcctcgaggctgggcgttctatgcgtctccgccagttcttctcccctgcacagttgctgtccatatacaggggccttgtcctttcattatggagtatgcatctcatgtggggctccaccacacagctcttctggacagagtggaggcaaaggctcttcgtctcatcagctctcctcctcctcatactgatagtcttctacctcttaaattccctcactgtaatgttgcctctctttctatcttctatcgatatttccacgctgactgctcttctgaacttgctaactgcatgcccccccctccATTCGCTgctactcgactttctactcatgctcatccctatactgtccaaacccttgtAAGAGTTAACAACTTAGcatcttcttttcatccctcaacgctggtaaactctggaacaatcttcccttcatctgtatttcctcctaccattGGAACTCTTTTTCAAGAGGGTATATCAGaccctcccgaaactgacttatctttcggccacctctttggattctttttaggagcagcgagtagcgggcttttttttttattaatgtttacttttttgtgcccttgagctgtctcctttgctgtaaaaaaaaaaaaaaaaaaaaaaaaaatatatatatatatatatatatacctcattttgtttcctccagttttctgtcttttctgtcatTCATTACTTATTAATTCATTTACCTCTCTATTctatcattcgttcattcattcatcccacaGGAGACTGCAGCCACGGCTCCAGAGAGGCCAACAACTGTCACCAGCATTAGTGGTGCAGTCGTCACATCAAAGGTATACTATATACTTttctagataaaaaaaagaaaaatatcaattgattaatagatttacatatatttcaaatatTTACGAATGTATAATTTATATAAGTTGAtgtattcattcacttatttattattttatattcctATTTGAGTGATGTATGGAGGTCAGTTGTATTTAAGGAGATTGGTTGTAATGTAAGACTTTTAACATTTTTGGCAGGCCTCCAAGGTAATGAGGAGCTTTTGgatagaaagtgaagaagaggaagaggataaagacacAGAGGACACAGAGTCACTCTTCATGCCCACACTCCCCGTGGCCTCACAGCTGATCCAAGAGAGCACCGTGCTTCCCAGCTGCAGCCCTTGGCCCTGAGCACTGGATGTCAGTAGCTAGAGCTATGCAGAAGCGAAAAAAGGTAATAGAATAAGTGTGTATGTAGTGAAGGCAAAAGAATgtaatttaatattttttataacaaaggaggcagaCCGTGGCTGGACAATTTGCCTACAGACAGTGTGCCTACTGAACATTATACATATGGACAATGTGCCTAACGGATATTTCGCAATGCTAAAACATCTTTTcttatttgaataaaatatatatatatatatatatatatatatatatatatatatatatatatatatatatatatatatatatatatatatatatatatatatattcgagtAACGGCAGGCATTATCTGTTTTTTGATGTTGTTCAGTCAGAcccacgctcaccaccttatccactcggcCACTGCCAACACCTCCAATTTTTCAATTAGTATGTATGGGGAAAATAGAATTTGGTACTGACTAGCCGCCATTTTATCCTATCATACGCTCGGCCACGTGGGGAAAATTCATTGTTTCCTGCCTATcacttctcttaatcctcctgaTGACGTCCAGTTTCTGCTCTTCTTCGTCAGTGGGCAAAATTTTAATCTTGCCCGTGGGTTTCTGGTAGCAGGCTTGCAAGCCATTGCCATGTAGCAACATGTGTGGTAAGCGAGCCGACTCCTTGCTGTGTAGGGGCCAGGGTTAactagggctgctttcacagtaaTTTTGTTTTTGAtgcgttaccaatggcggcgattgctgctatagtatttccacataaaTCACTggcgatggggtagtggtggctgcggggttCCTTCTAGCCCAAGACTTTTGcccactttcactctcacttgcacctctcgcttcctcctgCAAGCCACCCCCACTACCCCATAGGACAGTTTCATGTTGAAAACTATAACGTCagtcgccgccattggtaatgtCTTTAAAACAAAGTACTGGAAAGCGCACGTATATGTTGTGGGCGCTCAGGTACCAGACGTAAAAAACTTGGCTCGCCGTAAATAAGTTTAATCTCGACCTGTAGATAACATTACATTAGTATACATGATAAATTCCTACCATCATTGGCGCATCAGCACAAAATACCATCACCATATCGCCACACTTTTTACACTGCAGTAATATATCACCAGATGGTCACACAAATATCATTAGCCTATGTCAATGAGGCGGTCACCAGAGGCATTTGGTATATCACCATATGGTCGCtaaacaccagtaccatcaccatggCCAGATATTATCCATCCTAAACATTACCAACAATCATTCACTTCACAACAATGCCCTCCTCTGGTACCCAGCAGAAATCCGTGAATAAAGGCACAGATTTGCATGATTCGTGGGGTCCTCCTCTAACAGCTGTCTGGCAGCACCATTAACACTATACCAAAAAAAAACCAACATCCATATAAGGCAAATATCCAAACATTACAAGGGACATTGTAAAAGGAAGTAATCCAATCTTAAAATGATATGAATATAGGCAACCAGCTGTTACAAACTTAGTACCAGTGATATGAAGTTAACCCCACATTTTCTCCCCAATTTGCATATATAATAATGACATACCTTATAAACACACAGAAGCACCACTTCCAGCACCATCAGAGTCACTTAATACATGCACAGATGCATTCTCCACCTCCACATACGCCTTCAGAGCATCGTGAGGTGGATGTGGTAGGCGCCGACCAGCTAGCAACTGGCCATTAGAGGCAGCACTGCCCGCTTACGCCACAATTCCCAGAGAGCTTACACGTCTGGCGAGAGCATCGATAAGCATGCATTCTCCATAGAATGCGTAATTTCCACAAATACATATAATgcatatacaaataaacacatagtTATTAAGCCTTGAATTCCCACAAATACATAACACGCTACAAATGTACACACATTATTAACAAGCAAGTACATCTAATAATACAGATGTTATTACTGGGGTGCGCCCGCCGCCACATTCCCTGCCCAAAAACGCCCCAGTCTCGCCCAACCATTTACTTCTTCCCCTGCCAACCCGAAATGGGACAAGCCATACATTTGGCATGCATAATAATCGCAATAATTATGGCTGACCACCCACTTtcaaagaatctctctctctctcctctctctctctctctctctctctctctctctctctctctctctctctctctctctctctctctctctctctctctctcttcctctctctctctctctctcattctctcattagTTTTTTTATACATCGTGTTCCTCTGATTTCTTCCCCTTTTGGACTGGGTAagcagaaagacaaaagaaagggaaaggctcTGGGAACACCAATTTAGATTTTTAAAAGCCAGTTGCCAGCAGGCTGACATGTGGAGAAAGTGGCTACTTGCTGTAGATATAGGAACAAGCTGAAGTTTAGCCAgaatcacttttcttttttttgcccacAGAATAGACAGTTGGGCCAGGTCCActttatatgaaaaaaaggagcaaaggtGGGAGCAAAGATTACGGAATAGATGCAGGAGTGGTCGAGCACCCCATGACTGTGACTTGGAATTTGGAGTGAGGAGCCACGGGCAGCCCGACTGCAAGTAACATTCTTCTTATTTTACATCTATAAATTTTGGCTATATGAGTCATTCCTGATTGTGAGGATAATTTGTAACTTACTGAATACAAaaatgcagaaagagagagagagagagagagagagagagagagagagagagagagagagagagagagagagagagagagagagagagatttggagaaATCCTCCTCCCAAAAACCAAACCCAACTGCCACCTCATGAGATTTtctcctcttgaaaaaaaaaaatccaacctggcAACTCCATGCGCTCATTTGGCAGGGCAGACCACTGAACTGcatcatagatggttttaccgTGTGATCTGAACACACTGGGTTCTGAAAACAATATCTGCGTCATAGGAAACTGTGCCTTACTTAATCCACATCATACTAGAGATTTgactatatatattatatatatatatatatatatatatatatatatatatatatatatatatatatatatatatatatatatagagtcaCCACAGAGTTGGCAGTGTTCACTGGCGACACTTAGGTCTAAGGCTGTGTGCCAGCCTCCTATCGACTTGTTGGTGTAAAGCAACTTTTGTAAAACTCTGTCACAAACATTCCAAAGTTCCTATGCGGAACATGGGCTGCCTTTTTGTCCTTGCTGCACATTTCCAATCCACATATCCTCAAAATAGGTTAGAAGTCTCCCAAAATTTTGTCCATTTCTCATCCAGTGCAGACATAAATCGTTCATATATGTGGCTAACACCTTGTTAAGGAACGTGAGATGCAAGTGTTTGAAGTGATTAAATCATGTTCATTTACGGGACACTGAGGCATACCAGCTGGCAAGTCCTTTGGCTGATTCTTCGCCACACATTGCCCAAAGTGAAACAGACAACCTTTACCGATTTGACTCTGGAAAGTATCTTGATAGAATTCAATGCTGCTCTTTCAGAGTCAAGTATCAGGGATGCTGGGTTTAGAATTTCTTTTCGTTCTCCAAGAAAAGTCCATATTGCATTGTATGGCTCCATTTGTTCTTATGCTTTGTGACACAGAACACCAATGGTACTGTTATTGATTCAAGTTAGCATGTGGCATGAATAATGTATAAAGTGTTTAGTGTAGCAttttggggaggtggtggctgagtgggtaGAGTGGCGGTGCCTCGTTTAGGACGCACGTGAGTTCGATTCGCCCAGAGACTTACCAaggtgggatttttcagccgctgccgagtggctaaAGTTGGCGGTCACATTAGGGCAAATTTTGCTCAACATGTTGGTcgttttgttggctgttgggcaaaatgaacaacCTTGAACAAGATCTGGTGTGGGGTTCGAGAAGAATGGACAACCAGATGTGATGTCAGACTGGTCAGGAGGAGAAAGCGagggtcaaatgacattcgtgctataagTTGTAAATGTAATTGaaatcaatcatcgtacatatttactcaaattgtaAATGGTAAAACTCAAAAACCGACGatacatgtgcaagtatgtgtttgtgatttatttgtccataacctgtgtaaagttatttataacactcaactgactgtATGGTGGGTCACTGCTGCCCGACCTCGCTTCTTAGCTTTTAATCCACTACCTGCTACTTAAATTTTGAGTAATTCTGAAGCTCATTTGGCTACTTCATGCTGAAATCTGCTACTTTGATGTGTGAGTAAAGGCTACTTATCAGTCAAAAGAATCTGGCAACCCCGATCCTGGCCTCTCGCCTGGTGGTGAGAGTCTATTGCCTGGCCGTGAGGTATAAACAAAGTTTGACAAACTACCCATGGACGCCCTAATGCATCTTCTGGCATttctgcagtcgtagcacattcttcattatgtgcaatgcagcagtACAATCTTCTAAATCATCAGTATCCTTCGATTCATGGTAAAGTGGCTGGAGATGATGCtggtgtggtgtttgttgttgttgagtgAGGCGTCAACACAACAGTGTTCAGGGTAGCAGTGTGATGCAACATTGTTGGTTGGCGTTATCACCAAcaaaacgagcaacatgttggcAGAAATTTGCCCTTGTGATGccagcttaagactacccacatgctgtccagaagaccacccatcaactcagACTCTAGAtttttaggattaaagatgagctcagggcagcatgagccaatgcaagatggcgccactttaaacacttgcctgcaccacaacgggctgggccataccaccAGGCCCCTCCAAACAAACCTACAGGCGCCATAgttgaagatgtaaaaaaaaaaaaaaataaataaataaataaataaaataaattgataaataaatTCCAAATGTCCGTTAGCCATAATGAATGGTAGCCATGGTGCCCGTAGGCATAATGTCTGGTAGGCAAACTGTCCGTAGGCACAATGTCCAGTAGGCACATTGTCCATAgacaaactgtctgtaggcacaCTTCTAGTACCCATAAAACAATAGAAGAATATTCCAAAAGAGAAATTGACTAGACAGGTcttaatactctcctcttgaaagtaagtcataggaagaagggaatacagttgaaggaagacTGAAGTTGAGTTTACCAGAGATAGGGATGAAATACTAGTTGAAATTTTTATTAATTCCTGCATCAGGAAGTTTGACATCATAGGACTGAGACCCAAGGGTATGAAGTCCTGTGGTGGTAGTCTTCAGGAGGCATACAGCTAACAAGTCCAATGGATCAGTTAACTTGAAAATAGCAGTAAAAGATTTAGAGAAATTAGACAGCCAGTCAGAGAAAGGGAGTTGATTAGGCAAAATACTTTTGACTGCTGTGTTCAATAGCTCTGTCTGAATGGTGTCCGATCAGCAAACTGCTTCAAGGAGGCAGTGGCAGAGTGCTTAATACAATGAAATAGTGAATGCAGACAGCTTGGGATTTCTGACTACTATTCTATCAAAGTTACCAAAGATCAACCATATGTCATTGTCATCAACCTTGACTGATTGTTACTCGCccaagaggtgagggagagggggccgGCAGTATGAATCAGGCAAACAAGATAAACGTTACTATAAAAAAGTGTGCTTACAAAGCTTGTGGTGAACCACTAGAATCCATTATAACAACCTTAAATGCCATAAATTTACACATTGAAAACAAGAAGTCTGAACAGtaggtgaaaaaatgaaaatgggtaTAGTACTACGACGTTTTCCGAAGCAGATATAGTTATATGTAAAAAGTGCCTAGCTCAACTagcaaaagaaaacatatattataTGGAGaagataattttaaatgttgaaAAGTATAATTCAGGAACTTTTTATTTTGCTGTCTTGTTTACTGAAATGCCTTGCCTCATTGTGCTAACATTGTCTCAGCCTTCAGTCTCAGCTTCAGgaatgctggtgtgtgtgtgtgtgtgtatttacttagttgtaattttacagggcctgggcttacgctcgtgtggtcccgtctccgtatctataattatccaacttttccttgaaactttgcacactcttcgccgatactatttcttcacttaatctgttccaaacctctatatttctttgtgggaagctatatttctttgtctcttgagcatcttcccttcctcaactttttactctgtcctctagtattcctgctggaaggttcctctcttagtagcaatttcttgttatctacttcttccattttactcaatagcctatatatttgtattaggtctcctctttctcttctttgttctagtgttggcaagtccatttcctttagtctctcttcatatgtcagtccctccagttctggaaccatttttgttgccatcctctgtattctttctagttttactatgtgtttcttcatatgtggagaccacactgtttccgcgtatcctagtttaggtctgatcatagtagttattaattttttcatcatttctttgtccatgtagtggaatgctatgcctatatttctcaccatgttatatgtatcaccgaagatccgatttatatgacttcctggttgcatataatcttgcattattactcccaggtctctctcttcatttactttctttaatatttcaccatctcccattttatatgtccattttggtctttctacactttttcccatttccataacatgacatttcttcacgttgaatttcatctcctaTTTCTGACCCCATTttcaaatcttgtttaggtcttcttgcagctccttgcagtcttcactgtttcttatatgtctttgcagcttagcatcatctgtgtgtgtgtgtgtgtgtgtgtgtgtgtgtgtgtgtgttgcaggtaggagggatgggagggctATGTATGTATGGTTGTCTGTGTGCCAACAAGTGTGTAGTGAGTGAGGGCCGTTTCTGAGAATTGCTGGGTTTGGGCTTGGTTTTATTGCTTTCAAGGGACCAAAGATCATTTGCTTGACATTGATTTATCAACCCTACCATTGGATGTGACTCACTAAGAGGAGATGGGGGGTAAGGGGCAGCATGATCCAAGCCTGTAAGACGGGCGGAAGTAACTGCTCTGTAGGTGTTGGCTGGTGAggacagtggtgtgtgtgtggatgggtggggggATTTTCCATTGCTACTTGGATAATCAtactcatttatcttcttccgCAGAACTCCTTCCTGAGACTTACATTCCTGTAAAAATGCTGCATAAGTCTTACGGTAATCTAATAATTAATATTATGTTGTGTGTAGATTAATATCGATCGGAGGATTTAATTTTCATAATGTCTATTTTTCACATATAGTATGTATCGCCTGCCTCCAAGGAGGCGATGTTATTAATGTGGATATTATACTATATacttgtataatatatatatatatatatatatatatatatatatatatatatatatatatatatatatatatatgagaattaatgaatgaatagaaatcaCTAGAAAAGAATATATGAATACTCTATACTATATGTTATTTGGCAAACTTATCTGCAACTATTTATATAATGCCtctggtctagtggtcagcgtgcccgGCATTTTACTCCACAGGCCTGGGTTGAATCTGGCCGGGCAGTcggtgcagctcacccagcttttcctccctttcgggctggttgacaaatgggtacctgggaaagccTGGGAAGGtagctgtggtaacccggatgtcacactggccctgtgtcccggtaATGGgctcctcccaccacaggctcaagggccagtgttacGGAGAAGAGCACTGAGGCCGcagctgctacagcgtatgccccaactttatcTCTATTTATATAAAGTTATTATATAGTAGTACATTTTGTTCTAATAACAAGGTTTCATTAGTGTCATAAAATCTTGCAGAATTTGGGAACACTCTAAAGGGGCTATcatactgggcaaattttccgtccaTATCAATAGTTTTGTGACCGTGTGCCTAATTAAACAAGAGTGCAATGTTGTGTCGGAAAGATGTCTGTTATTGCCAGGTGTGGACATTTTTTCTGCGGTGACTGTAGTTGCTTGGGTGATGCTGTGAGAGACAGCTGCACAGAGTCGCTTCCCTCTCTACTATATGCAGTTCTACACTGCAGGCTTGacaataaatgtttttttttttttttttttttctggtaccaTGGCATCTGGAGCCAGAGCTATGACAAGTGTCTACCTACTTGATTCAGTCAAGTCTACTATCATGGGGAGCATGCTGCCAACATGCAAACAGGTGCTTCATTACTATCTCTACCTCCATCTTAACCAGAAGATGAAAACAAAGGAAGCAGCGGCGGAAACGATCAAACTAATGAGTACCTTCTGGGATCAAGCATGTATTCCAATGCAGAAAGTGTAGCAAGCAAGAGAGAAAGTTGTACGACTACAAGATAACTGGAAAAgtctaaagaagaacaaaaacaggcaaatagaaaaacaacagaagaacGAAAATgatttccttctgtcccttgcccTTGATCGCCTCTTTGACATTGTACATGAAGATGCAATTTCAATGATTACAATCGCCGAGGACAGGGAGTTTCTACGAGcacagagggaggaggtgtgCCGGGGCACAATGGCAACAACACGGGTCATGTCTCTCGCACGTCAAGAAGAACAACAGCagagggacgaagagaagaaagaagcgaaTGAAGCGCTCTCAACCTGAAAAGTGTAAACTGGAAGAAATAACTGAACTTGTATCCAGCTCTACATCAAGTTCCAGCAGCTCCAGTcccattcattccccttttcaGTGTCGTGGTGCAGAAGAGGCTGCTGACAGCTGTGTTCCATTGCCATCTTCAGTCGTTATACCCCCAACAAAGTGCACCAGGAGCTCAAACAAAATCATGAATGCACAACTCTCAGCTGCAATGGATAGGGCCAAGATATCTGATCGTGCAGGAGTTCATATACTTGCAGCAGCTGCAAAAACCCTTGGTCATGACCCCAAAGAGCTGGTGTTAAACCGTGAGTCCTTCTGGCGAGACCAGATGAGGTTTCGTGCAGAAGCTGCCA is part of the Eriocheir sinensis breed Jianghai 21 chromosome 32, ASM2467909v1, whole genome shotgun sequence genome and harbors:
- the LOC127006413 gene encoding uncharacterized protein LOC127006413: MDTMLIMVNENSPSETSSGKETEATTRKTSKKEKKKAQGREQSTRTHTGSNMEANTQVEQTVSKITNIEKRKKVDQTAKKTNNKEKDKKAIEKQQTVDKKARSSTRTESSRHHKAMQQSESTVEHPTVKKRGQNNSRKREHISNAVKSPKRQRNESSVPAKASVATHLAIDAMLSPGQNSGIVPSSEGNVLKRLHVDPDAGTDKVTGQFMRHEPPNTGESPNQPKKACDLEVFDRSLSSDGSESESQYEDGSLTDSDEDDMISEFSATQKKKSFLHQTRERLKRRNYRPEHRESVSKIIFDRDDDILIMEPPKPVPMSENKKDNTNSENSQSTKGVQGRPFMVSPYVSLKTQRANRRAAGGHQQSLTTSSSFIQSLIKNSIMKNVPEMMTSASTRVPVDGQTEEEPDPEDMWDLLPALPQQSSSSLAARAAKTGLQESGITETAATAPERPTTVTSISGAVVTSKASKVMRSFWIESEEEEEDKDTEDTESLFMPTLPVASQLIQESTVLPSCSPWP